The following nucleotide sequence is from bacterium.
GCTCCAGTTGCCTCATAACCTTTTCCACGATCTTCTCCAGATTTACCGGCTTGAGATCTATTACAGCGAGGCTGAGGCGGCTGTAATCCAACAGGTCACAGATCAGGGCGTCCATATGCTGGGCAGCCTCGATGATGTGCTGAGCGTAGTTCTGACCGTCCAGGTCCAGACGGCCGCCGCAGTCATCCAGTAAAGCGCGACTAAAAGCCTGCAGGCCACGCAAAGGAGCCCGCAGCTCGTGGGAAACATTATAGGTAAAAGCCTTCAGTTCAGCATTGATTTCCTGAAGTTGGGCGGTCCGCTTAATCACACGCTCCTCCAATTCGGCGGCATGATGTTTGACTTGCTCGTGCAAGCGGGCTTGATGAATGGCAATCGCCAGCGGGTTGGCCACCTCGCGGGCAATGTCCACGTATTCGGAAGTAAAATAGCCAGGGCTGCCTGATCCAAGATTAAAGCTGCCGATCAATTCATTCTGAAGAAGGAGAGGCACATTTATGTAAGAATGCAGCCCTTCAGCCTGCAGTCTTTGGTCTACTGATGTCGGCTGGGAGAGGTTCCGGATGTCCTCCACCACAATAACCTCACCATGCCTAAGTTCTTCAATGCCCCCAAATTCCTCTAATGGAAAACGCACCCCTGTTCCAAGCTTAGTCTCACCATCAACGTGGACGGCAAGCACCAGGGCCTCATGGTTTTCAAAGTCGAAGACCGCCACACTGGCCCGCCGACAGGGTATTAACTGCCGAATGTGATCCAGGCCAGCCTGAGCAATCGCCTCCGGTGACTGGGCGGCCAGGATAGCCCGATCAATATCACGTAGGGTGCTTAGACGTTCCGCATAATGACGCAGCTTTGCCTCTACCCGCTTGCGCTCAATGGCATAACGCATAACGCGCGAAAGCACCTTGCCATCAACCACCCCTTTAACCAAATAATCCTGCGCCCCCTCCTGCACCGCCTTGACCGCCAGCCTCTCATCGTTAAGACCAGTCAGCACTATGATCGGCATTTCCGGAACCTGAGCGTGCACCCTGGTAAAGGTATCAAGCCCCTGACTCTCCGGCAGGGAGAGGTCCAACAGGATCACATCGGTCTTTCCCTTAACCAGGCAGGCCAGTCCGGTCGAAAGCCGGTCGGCGCACTCCAAGTCGAAAGTCGTGTCCCTCACTTCGGCCAGCTTTTCCCGGATCAGGTTGGCATCGCCAGGATTATCTTCGATCAGCAGAACTCTTGTGATCTCAGATTGTTCCGATTTCGGATTG
It contains:
- a CDS encoding ATP-binding protein; this translates as MKDPKNTEHKKSAIPGTYKVGAPSAIRHSQSAIRNPKSTIRNPKSEQSEITRVLLIEDNPGDANLIREKLAEVRDTTFDLECADRLSTGLACLVKGKTDVILLDLSLPESQGLDTFTRVHAQVPEMPIIVLTGLNDERLAVKAVQEGAQDYLVKGVVDGKVLSRVMRYAIERKRVEAKLRHYAERLSTLRDIDRAILAAQSPEAIAQAGLDHIRQLIPCRRASVAVFDFENHEALVLAVHVDGETKLGTGVRFPLEEFGGIEELRHGEVIVVEDIRNLSQPTSVDQRLQAEGLHSYINVPLLLQNELIGSFNLGSGSPGYFTSEYVDIAREVANPLAIAIHQARLHEQVKHHAAELEERVIKRTAQLQEINAELKAFTYNVSHELRAPLRGLQAFSRALLDDCGGRLDLDGQNYAQHIIEAAQHMDALICDLLDYSRLSLAVIDLKPVNLEKIVEKVMRQLELEIREKEARITVERPLPQVVGDSTILRHILANLLTNAVKFVDAGVQPRVRIWTEARDGWVRLWVEDNGLGIPPEHWERIFQVFERLHGIENYPGTGIGLAMVRKGIERMGGRVGLESVPGEGSRFWVELRSN